From Microplitis mediator isolate UGA2020A chromosome 11, iyMicMedi2.1, whole genome shotgun sequence, one genomic window encodes:
- the LOC130677020 gene encoding uncharacterized protein LOC130677020 yields MTEAQIKALKCKRGAAKRSLTMFENFLKRFNPEVDFPVLSKRFSELEKTREIFLEYQNDLELLEGEEDEQKLTEIHQHKVDFEEAYFEAYKIAHKLLFPGPTSPAQTSSSVAATPTSDPSIVSVNLNQSSAIINPGLPGDHGQISNQTPESVASLTGEQISMQSQTRESAFPSSNEQIPQQNQTRESFPPHSEHPVITAPNYYNTSYLGLPSVELPKFGGAFDEWIGFHDLFESFIHGDKNIPPIRKLYHLKSCLVGEAASVISSIEASAQNYELAWNLLKDRYDNRKLMREKYIQAILDISQISREFSTQSFVDHLQKNLRALKTLGEPIDGWNSILVVILRNKLPNSLRDRWEEHSNSSPNPTIDQFINFLARRAQFEATRAQASSWKPDSQKSNARAPSQPKQAFSLEVSPGRCLHCSDDNHYISSCNKFTVLTPFARYEIAKKKGWCTNCLRNTHQSSQCTASKCRICGQRHNTLLHFEKFNNSSQKTNRNNYNNNNYNNSNHSNHNNHTSSNNNNTTSQSESSAQAQTSRVNLHALVSSEALLATAIVDIVNPQGISKACRVFLDAGSQAHFITEATANFLRLDRTEVNISVSGVDDLSTNIKHATRAIIKSRFNKFSKNVEFLIIPHISKAMPSAPIDIAGLEIPKNIVLADPEFCKPSSVDALIGVNLFYKLLSVGQIKLKNHPEAILQKTQLGWVVAGGLNPSFKKPNLSCHLIFNNQANDTNLTRFWEIEELPAAKILSPEEQLCEEHFLRNTTRDSTGRYTVRLPFNNNVSKLGTSYSSALRRFQSLEKRLVQDKEIGNEYTNFLQEYIDLGHMSLATESNAEDSGFYLPHHAVVKKDSLTTKTRVVFDGSAKTSSGISLNDALMVGPKLQDDLFILLIRYRSHTIVLTADIEKMYRQIQVHPDDTKYQKILFRSNPSKPMSTFILNTVTYGTTCASHLAIRALQQLANDEGHAYPHAAVALKRDFYVDDLLTGANTIPEAEVLRNELNEILKKGGFNLRKWASNEPSLLYNCDEHPVTTHMSLDPDTAIKTLGIHWNAREDNIFYSVNACKPKAVTKRSILSQIAKLFDPLGLLGPVILHAKIIMQSLWKTGLAWDESVPVDLHTSWAAYVEQLPLISALRFGRCITIPEPINVQMHGFCDASEKAYGACLYLRSVAQDGHIHVRLICSKSRVAPVSSISLPRLELCGALLLARLFHTVKQALLINIDEIFLWSDSTIALHWLNTPPHRLKTFVSNRVAEIQRLTSVCHWRHVASLDNPADLVSRGQLPSEFVQGQLWQQGPSWLWKEQILWPKTILTHIDLPDLKPDTSTATCMKLELRGYDLIERYESFERATRLVAHLLRFINNLRCKEPQRIRDHLTPAEMNAARNTIIKLVQMVSFATEINCLRKGIPIRDGSKLIPLNPFLDPNGILRVGGRLAWSELPEGQRHPILLPSDHHITRTIIREEHVRLNHAGTQATLYSLRQVYWPLNSRNTTRKIIHKCLKCFRAKPKLADHVMGDLPSYRVSQSRPFLHVGVDYCGPLYMKERRHRNRQKLKVYVAVYVCMSTKAVHLELVTDLTTEAFIASLKRFFARRGKSTDIYSDNGTNFVGNSRELNELYTLLHSTEHKTTMQHYMLQQKINWHFIPPRAPHFGGLWEAAVKSFKKHFVRTVGDTPLTYDQLETYIVEIEAILNSRPISPLSSDPNDILPLTPGHFLIGGPLTTFPQVDFTDTKSNRLSAWQHAQQMKQHFWQRWYKEYLHQLIMRPSHCQRSSNLEVGTLVLISEDNLPPLQWPVGRVITVHPGRDGVVRAATIKTAKGEYERCTKKLCPLPFEDDSTAHQD; encoded by the coding sequence ATGACTGAGGCACAAATTAAGGCTTTAAAATGTAAGCGGGGTGCAGCAAAGCGGTCATTAACtatgtttgaaaatttcttaaagCGGTTTAATCCCGAAGTGGACTTTCCAGTCTTAAGCAAAAGGTTTTCTGAATTAGAAAAAACCCGCGAAATCTTTTTAGAATATCAAAACGATTTAGAATTATTAGAAGGAGAAGAAGACGAACAAAAATTGACTGAAATTCATCAGCATAAAGTTGACTTCGAGGAAGCCTATTTCGAGGCATACAAAATCGCGCATAAACTTCTGTTCCCAGGACCTACAAGTCCTGCTCAAACCTCATCCTCCGTCGCGGCAACTCCTACTTCTGATCCATCAATTGTATCggttaatttaaatcaatcgTCAGCAATTATCAATCCTGGGTTGCCGGGCGATCATGGGCAAATTTCAAATCAAACACCTGAATCAGTTGCATCGCTAACTGGTGAGCAAATTTCAATGCAATCTCAGACGCGTGAATCAGCTTTCCCGTCCTCTAATGAACAAATTCCACAACAAAATCAAACGCGCGAATCATTTCCTCCGCATTCAGAACACCCGGTCATCACTGCACCCAATTATTATAACACAAGCTATCTCGGCCTGCCGTCTGTAGAATTACCTAAATTCGGTGGTGCTTTTGACGAATGGATAGGTTTTCatgatttatttgaatccTTTATCCATGGAGACAAAAATATTCCTCCAATTCGTAAgctatatcatttaaaaagcTGTTTAGTAGGTGAAGCAGCTAGTGTAATCTCTTCTATTGAAGCCTCTGCTCAAAATTATGAACTGGCTtggaatttattaaaagatcGTTATGATAATAGAAAGCTCATGCGAGAGAAATATATTCAGGCAATACTGGATATTTCTCAAATATCAAGAGAGTTTTCGACTCAATCCTTCGTTGAccatttgcaaaaaaatttgcgtGCTCTCAAAACTTTAGGAGAGCCTATTGATGGGTGGAACTCCATTCTGGTAGTTATTCTTCGTAATAAATTACCAAATTCTCTTCGTGATCGCTGGGAGGAGCATAGCAACAGCTCTCCTAATCCCACTAtcgatcaatttattaatttcttagcGCGACGTGCTCAATTCGAAGCCACTCGTGCTCAAGCGTCTAGCTGGAAGCCAGACAGTCAAAAATCCAATGCTCGAGCTCCGTCACAGCCGAAACAAGCCTTTTCCTTAGAAGTATCTCCTGGCCGTTGTCTTCACTGTTCCGACGATAATCACTACATTAGTTCCTGCAATAAATTTACCGTCTTAACTCCTTTCGCCAGGTATGAAATTGCCAAAAAGAAAGGTTGGTGTACTAACTGCTTGCGTAATACGCACCAATCGTCTCAATGTACGGCTAGCAAGTGTCGCATCTGTGGCCAGCGTCATAATACTCTTTTGCATTTTGAAAAGTTCAATAATTCCTCTCAAAAAACTAACAGaaataactataataataataactataataataGCAACCATAGCAATCATAATAATCACACCagtagcaataataataatacaaccAGCCAGAGTGAATCAAGTGCCCAGGCGCAGACTTCTCGCGTCAACTTGCACGCACTTGTATCCTCTGAGGCCCTACTAGCCACTGCCATAGTGGATATCGTTAATCCGCAAGGAATCTCAAAGGCATGCAGAGTCTTTTTGGATGCCGGTTCCCAGGCTCATTTTATTACTGAAGCTACAGCTAATTTTCTAAGGCTTGACCGAACTGAAGTAAACATATCGGTCAGTGGTGTCGATGATTTAAGTACAAATATCAAGCACGCAACTCGCGCTATCATAAAATCgcgatttaataaattttctaagaatgttgaatttttgataattccgCATATTAGCAAAGCAATGCCATCTGCTCCTATTGATATCGCCGGGCTGGAAATACCGAAAAATATCGTTTTAGCTGACCCAGAGTTTTGTAAACCGTCCTCAGTAGATGCACTTATAGGAGTCAATCTTTTTTACAAGCTTTTAAGTGTCggacaaattaaattgaaaaatcaccCGGAGGCAATTTTGCAGAAAACTCAGCTCGGATGGGTGGTCGCTGGGGGCTTAAACCCTTCTTTTAAGAAACCCAATTTATCCTGTCATCTTATTTTCAACAATCAAGCTAATGATACTAATCTTACCCGATTTTGGGAAATAGAAGAGCTTCCTGCtgctaaaattttatctcCCGAAGAGCAGTTGTGTGAGGAGCATTTTCTTCGCAATACTACCAGGGATTCCACCGGTCGATACACGGTGCGGCTGccgtttaataataatgtaagcAAGCTTGGCACTTCATACTCTTCAGCTTTGCGGCGTTTTCAATCGCTTGAAAAACGGCTGGTGCAGGATAAAGAAATTGGTAATGAGTACACTAATTTTCTGCAAGAATATATAGATTTGGGTCACATGTCGCTTGCAACCGAGTCAAATGCTGAGGACTCGGGGTTCTATCTTCCTCACCACGCTGTTGTAAAAAAAGACAGCCTGACGACCAAAACTCGGGTCGTTTTCGACGGATCTGCCAAAACTTCTAGCGGAATATCTCTAAATGACGCTCTCATGGTCGGTCCCAAGTTGCAGGACGACTTATTTATTTTGCTTATTCGATATCGGTCCCATACCATTGTTCTCACTGCCGATATAGAGAAAATGTACCGTCAAATTCAGGTACATCCTGACGATACCAAATATCAAAAGATATTATTTCGGAGCAATCCATCCAAGCCTATGTCCACTTTCATACTCAATACCGTCACTTACGGCACTACTTGCGCTTCTCATCTAGCCATTCGTGCTCTGCAGCAGCTCGCTAACGATGAGGGTCACGCGTATCCCCATGCTGCCGTGGCACTAAAACGTGATTTCTACGTTGACGATCTTCTTACCGGTGCAAATACTATTCCGGAAGCCGAAGTGCTACGCAATGAGCTAAATGAAATCTTGAAGAAAGGTGGTTTCAACTTGCGAAAGTGGGCTTCTAATGAGCCATCGCTCTTATATAATTGCGACGAGCATCCGGTCACGACTCATATGTCCCTAGACCCAGACACAGCTATCAAAACTCTAGGCATTCATTGGAATGCCCGAGAAGACAACATATTCTATAGCGTAAATGCTTGTAAGCCAAAAGCGGTCACTAAGCGCTCTATTTTATCTCAAATAGCCAAATTATTCGATCCTCTGGGCCTGTTGGGTCCCGTTATATTGCatgcaaaaataattatgcaaTCCTTATGGAAAACTGGGTTGGCTTGGGACGAATCAGTTCCAGTTGACTTACACACGTCATGGGCTGCCTATGTGGAGCAGCTTCCATTAATTTCTGCTCTACGTTTCGGTCGTTGTATTACGATACCTGAGCCTATTAACGTTCAAATGCATGGTTTCTGTGATGCCAGCGAAAAGGCGTACGGCGCCTGCCTTTACTTACGATCGGTGGCTCAAGATGGCCATATCCACGTAAGATTAATTTGCTCTAAATCTCGCGTAGCTCCAGTTAGCTCCATTTCATTGCCTCGGCTAGAGCTCTGCGGTGCTCTTTTGCTTGCTCGACTATTCCATACAGTAAAGCAAGCACTCTTAATTAACATCGATGAGATTTTTTTGTGGTCTGATTCTACAATAGCCCTACATTGGCTGAACACTCCCCCGCATCGTTTAAAAACATTTGTCTCCAATCGCGTTGCTGAAATTCAGAGATTAACAAGCGTTTGCCACTGGCGTCATGTGGCCTCGCTGGACAACCCCGCGGATCTCGTATCTCGCGGCCAGCTTCCATCTGAATTCGTTCAAGGACAGCTGTGGCAACAAGGCCCTTCCTGGCTTTGGAAGGAACAAATACTATGGCCTAAGACTATTTTAACTCATATCGATCTACCTGATTTAAAACCTGATACTTCTACCGCCACTTGCATGAAACTAGAATTACGCGGTTATGATTTAATCGAGCGATACGAATCATTCGAAAGAGCAACCCGCCTCGTTGCTCACCTTCTTCGTTTCATTAATAACTTAAGATGCAAGGAGCCTCAGCGTATCCGCGACCATTTAACTCCTGCAGAAATGAATGCTGCGCGAAATAccataattaaattagttcAGATGGTTTCCTTTGCTACAGAAATAAATTGTTTGAGAAAGGGTATTCCTATCCGCGATGGTAGTAAATTAATTCCTTTAAATCCTTTTCTTGATCCTAATGGTATTCTGCGGGTAGGGGGCCGACTTGCGTGGTCGGAATTACCTGAGGGACAACGTCATCCAATACTACTTCCTAGTGATCATCACATCACACGCACTATCATACGCGAAGAACACGTACGCCTAAATCACGCCGGCACTCAAGCTACCCTGTACTCTTTGCGCCAAGTCTACTGGCCTCTAAATAGTCGTAACACTACGCGGAAGATTATacataaatgtttaaaatgTTTTCGAGCCAAACCTAAACTCGCTGATCACGTTATGGGCGATCTGCCCTCCTACCGAGTATCCCAATCACGTCCTTTCCTGCACGTTGGTGTTGATTACTGTGGACCGTTATATATGAAAGAACGCAGGCATCGTAATCGTCAAAAACTTAAGGTCTATGTCGctgtttatgtatgtatgtctacGAAAGCGGTTCACCTCGAATTAGTCACCGATCTTACTACAGAGGCTTTCATAGCTAGCCTCAAGCGCTTTTTTGCTAGGCGTGGAAAGTCTACTGACATTTATTCAGATAATGGTACCAATTTTGTAGGTAACAGTCGTGAGCTCAATGAGCTATACACTTTGCTTCATTCCACTGAACATAAAACTACGATGCAACATTATATGCTTCAGCAAAAAATCAATTGGCATTTTATTCCCCCCAGGGCTCCTCACTTTGGAGGGCTCTGGGAGGCCGCagttaaatcatttaaaaagcATTTTGTGCGAACTGTAGGTGATACTCCTTTAACCTACGATCAATTAGAAACGTACATAGTCGAAATAGAAGCAATACTAAATTCTCGTCCGATTTCTCCATTATCCTCTGATCCTAATGACATCCTGCCTTTAACACCTGGACATTTCCTTATTGGTGGTCCACTGACAACTTTTCCACAGGTTGATTTCACTGACACTAAGTCAAACCGGTTATCTGCGTGGCAGCATGCCCAACAAATGAAGCAACACTTTTGGCAGAGATGGTACAAGGAATACCTACATCAGCTCATCATGCGTCCATCTCATTGCCAAAGGTCATCCAATTTAGAAGTCGGTACACTGGTTTTGATTTCAGAAGATAATCTGCCACCGCTTCAATGGCCTGTGGGCCGCGTTATCACAGTTCATCCCGGTCGAGACGGTGTCGTACGAGCCGCGACAATCAAAACTGCCAAAGGGGAATACGAGCGCTGCACCAAAAAGCTGTGCCCGCTGCCATTCGAAGACGACTCCACGGCTCATCAAGATTGA